One region of Syntrophobacter fumaroxidans MPOB genomic DNA includes:
- a CDS encoding MlaE family lipid ABC transporter permease subunit, translating into MTISSAFGLNGRRCVHAVRLAGRSLLFLGEALGYGFVPPLKIRRSLEQIVFIGAKSLIIIFVTALSTGMVLALEALHMLRGGATENILGALVALSIVRELGPVLSALIVTGRAGSAMTAEIGIMRLTEQIDALEMMAVNPIKHVVTPKIVAGVVSMPVLCAFFDVVGILGGYFVGVVIYGVPEVHFFGGMTKAVAYLDVAGGLFKSAVFGLAMSWICSMMGYGAAATAEGVSRATTNAVVITSIAVLVLDYMVTSLLL; encoded by the coding sequence ATGACGATATCTTCGGCGTTCGGCCTGAACGGCCGCAGGTGCGTGCATGCCGTCCGCCTTGCGGGCAGGAGCCTGCTCTTCCTGGGCGAAGCGCTCGGATACGGGTTCGTGCCGCCCCTCAAAATCAGGAGGTCGCTGGAGCAGATCGTCTTCATCGGCGCGAAATCGCTGATCATCATCTTCGTGACCGCGCTCTCGACCGGCATGGTGCTTGCCCTTGAGGCCCTTCACATGCTGCGGGGAGGCGCGACGGAAAACATCCTCGGAGCCCTGGTCGCACTGTCCATCGTGCGCGAGCTGGGGCCCGTGCTGTCCGCGCTGATCGTCACCGGCCGCGCCGGTTCGGCGATGACCGCCGAAATCGGCATCATGAGGCTCACGGAACAGATCGACGCCCTCGAGATGATGGCCGTCAACCCGATCAAACACGTCGTTACGCCCAAGATAGTTGCGGGAGTGGTCTCGATGCCGGTTCTATGCGCGTTTTTCGACGTCGTCGGGATACTGGGCGGGTATTTCGTGGGGGTGGTGATCTACGGGGTGCCCGAAGTCCATTTCTTCGGCGGCATGACGAAAGCCGTGGCGTACCTTGACGTCGCGGGCGGATTGTTCAAATCGGCGGTGTTCGGGCTTGCCATGTCCTGGATCTGCTCGATGATGGGCTACGGCGCCGCGGCAACCGCCGAGGGGGTGTCGAGGGCCACGACCAACGCGGTCGTGATCACCTCCATTGCGGTCCTGGTGCTGGATTACATGGTGACCTCGCTGTTGCTTTGA
- a CDS encoding ABC transporter ATP-binding protein produces MIRIERLRKSYDGLVASDDVSCRFEKGKITVILGGSGSGKSTLLKQLVGLERPDSGKIFFEDRELTGLSRSELYEIRKKMGMLFQGAALFNSLNVFENIAFPLREHTRLAEPVIRAMVTMKLEMVGLRGMEQLMPSQLSGGMAKRIGLARAIVMDPRAVFYDEPTSGLDPISAGVINKLIVDLNTAMGVTSVVVSHDIPSSFRIAHRIIILFFGRKIAEGTPEEIRGSEDARVLQFIRGEPEGPIPFNRTEKNYYDDILRVP; encoded by the coding sequence ATGATCAGAATCGAACGGCTGCGCAAAAGCTATGACGGGCTTGTCGCGTCCGACGATGTGTCGTGCCGTTTCGAAAAAGGCAAAATCACGGTCATTCTCGGGGGAAGCGGTTCGGGAAAGTCGACCTTGCTCAAACAATTGGTTGGGCTGGAACGTCCCGATTCCGGGAAGATATTTTTCGAGGATCGCGAATTGACCGGATTGTCGAGAAGCGAGCTCTACGAAATACGAAAGAAGATGGGCATGCTGTTCCAGGGGGCCGCCCTGTTCAATTCCCTCAACGTTTTCGAGAACATCGCATTTCCGCTTCGCGAGCACACCCGCCTGGCGGAACCGGTCATTCGAGCCATGGTCACGATGAAGCTGGAGATGGTCGGTCTGCGCGGGATGGAACAGCTCATGCCGTCGCAGCTTTCGGGAGGGATGGCGAAGCGGATAGGACTTGCCCGGGCCATCGTCATGGACCCCAGGGCGGTTTTTTACGACGAGCCCACATCCGGTCTCGATCCCATATCGGCGGGCGTGATCAACAAGCTCATCGTGGATCTGAACACCGCCATGGGGGTGACGTCCGTGGTCGTGTCGCACGATATTCCTTCCTCTTTCCGGATCGCGCACCGAATCATCATTCTGTTTTTTGGCAGGAAGATCGCGGAAGGGACCCCCGAGGAAATCCGGGGCAGCGAAGACGCCAGGGTGTTGCAGTTCATCCGCGGGGAGCCCGAGGGGCCGATCCCTTTCAACCGCACCGAAAAGAATTACTACGACGACATTCTGAGGGTCCCATGA
- a CDS encoding rhodanese-like domain-containing protein, translating into MTAGSGSGDVKSLYPDEAKEFIDEHKEGTYLLLDVRQPTEYEQGHLPGAQLIPLPSLPDSIGGLDRKRPVLVYCAVGGRSATAASFLAHHGFSEVYQLLGGIQAWEQPTAANPVKFHLEFASGRESPREAVLLAYAMEQGMLDFHEAVRVRTTEPDLADLLVKLVRAEESHKKTLRELLRQHAPDEPPPEDVPGGSSRIMEGGLDIQDFMKQNESFMKTTAGYLDIAMMVESQALDLYLRMGAASSNEKTRRILFHIADEEKAHLSMLAELLEKKMSA; encoded by the coding sequence ATGACGGCGGGAAGCGGTTCCGGGGACGTGAAGTCACTCTACCCGGATGAGGCCAAGGAATTCATCGACGAACACAAAGAGGGCACTTACCTCCTCCTCGATGTGCGGCAACCGACCGAGTACGAACAGGGACACCTGCCCGGGGCGCAATTGATCCCTTTGCCGAGTCTGCCCGACTCCATCGGGGGGCTCGACCGGAAGAGGCCCGTCCTGGTCTACTGCGCCGTGGGAGGCCGCAGCGCGACGGCCGCTTCCTTTCTCGCTCACCATGGGTTTTCGGAAGTCTACCAGTTGCTGGGCGGTATCCAGGCGTGGGAGCAGCCCACCGCGGCCAACCCGGTCAAATTCCACCTGGAGTTCGCAAGCGGTCGCGAATCCCCGCGGGAAGCGGTGTTGCTCGCCTACGCCATGGAACAGGGCATGCTGGATTTCCACGAGGCGGTCAGAGTGCGGACCACGGAGCCGGACCTGGCCGACCTGCTGGTGAAGCTGGTGCGGGCCGAAGAAAGCCACAAGAAGACGCTGCGCGAGCTGCTGCGACAGCATGCCCCGGATGAGCCACCGCCCGAGGATGTGCCCGGGGGCTCGTCGCGGATCATGGAAGGCGGATTGGACATTCAGGACTTCATGAAGCAAAACGAGTCCTTCATGAAGACCACGGCGGGGTACCTCGACATCGCGATGATGGTGGAAAGCCAGGCCCTCGATCTCTACCTGCGGATGGGGGCGGCGAGCTCCAACGAGAAGACGCGGCGCATTCTCTTTCACATCGCCGACGAGGAAAAGGCGCACCTGTCCATGCTGGCCGAGCTGCTCGAGAAGAAGATGAGCGCGTGA
- a CDS encoding acetylpolyamine aminohydrolase: MKVVTHEDFKQVYTHEPAAAPGRIEAILGAIRDEAVFEDAYPAGAEDIAAIHSKSHIQSVTHQGLYNIACLAAGGAIQTALTGLKEPCFGLIRPPGHHASADSYWGFCYFNNMAVALDHLKRNGHIKTAYVLDFDMHYGDGTVNILKPKGYVAIHNPESHDRKEYLSDVSRHLESAAADIIAVSAGFDNHVQDWGGVLLTEDYQAMGRMVHDTAKRLQVGCFGLLEGGYNHQVLGENVRAFLRGLSGS; the protein is encoded by the coding sequence ATGAAGGTTGTGACTCACGAGGACTTCAAGCAGGTGTATACCCATGAACCCGCGGCGGCCCCGGGCCGGATTGAGGCGATTCTCGGCGCCATCCGCGACGAGGCGGTCTTCGAGGATGCCTATCCCGCCGGAGCGGAGGACATTGCCGCCATCCACAGCAAGTCGCACATACAGAGCGTCACGCACCAGGGATTGTACAACATCGCCTGCCTCGCCGCCGGAGGCGCGATCCAGACCGCTCTCACCGGGCTCAAGGAACCCTGCTTCGGCCTGATCCGGCCTCCCGGCCATCATGCATCGGCGGACAGTTACTGGGGGTTCTGCTACTTCAACAACATGGCCGTGGCCCTGGACCACCTGAAGCGAAACGGGCATATCAAGACGGCATACGTGCTCGATTTCGACATGCACTACGGCGACGGCACCGTGAACATCCTGAAGCCCAAAGGGTACGTCGCCATTCACAACCCCGAATCGCACGATCGAAAGGAATACCTCTCGGACGTGTCCAGGCATCTCGAATCCGCGGCGGCGGACATCATCGCCGTGTCGGCGGGGTTCGACAATCATGTCCAGGACTGGGGCGGAGTCCTGCTGACCGAGGACTACCAGGCCATGGGCCGCATGGTCCACGACACCGCAAAACGGCTGCAGGTCGGCTGTTTCGGCCTGCTCGAGGGCGGCTACAACCACCAGGTGCTGGGCGAGAACGTGCGGGCCTTTCTTCGCGGCCTGAGCGGGTCGTAG
- a CDS encoding ABC transporter substrate-binding protein, producing the protein MVGKMVIALLLAASLFIAAPASAGEPMEQLRVSVEKVVEILKDPSLKSPDRMLERRNRIFKVVEERFDFSEMAKRCLGEFWPKISEAEQREFEVAFASLLETSYIATIERFDEESVVFEEERPKGRQYFVVHTAVVSGGRSISVDYSVRNVNGQWLVYDVNIEEVSLVAGYRVRFAETFRREGFRGLMKKIAEEAGGPGKG; encoded by the coding sequence ATGGTCGGGAAAATGGTGATTGCTTTGCTTTTGGCGGCGTCGCTCTTCATTGCCGCGCCGGCTTCGGCCGGTGAACCGATGGAGCAGTTGCGGGTTTCCGTCGAGAAAGTCGTCGAGATCCTGAAGGATCCGAGCCTCAAATCGCCGGATCGGATGCTGGAGCGGCGCAACAGGATATTCAAAGTGGTGGAGGAGCGCTTCGATTTTTCGGAAATGGCGAAGCGCTGCCTGGGCGAGTTCTGGCCGAAGATTTCGGAGGCGGAGCAGCGGGAGTTCGAGGTGGCCTTCGCGAGCCTGCTGGAGACTTCCTACATCGCGACGATCGAGCGGTTCGACGAGGAATCCGTCGTGTTCGAAGAGGAAAGACCGAAGGGCAGGCAGTACTTCGTGGTGCACACCGCCGTGGTCTCCGGCGGGCGTTCGATCTCCGTCGACTATTCCGTGCGAAATGTGAATGGACAGTGGCTGGTCTACGACGTTAACATTGAAGAAGTCTCGCTGGTGGCCGGCTATCGGGTCCGTTTCGCGGAGACGTTTCGCAGGGAAGGGTTCCGCGGGCTGATGAAGAAGATCGCCGAGGAAGCCGGGGGTCCGGGAAAAGGCTGA
- a CDS encoding Eco57I restriction-modification methylase domain-containing protein, producing MDKQQARKLIKQTFEQPFEKTRFTTLIKNLLNRCEEAPLSYKGQYIPDAYKPYISALDRIGKFHDGEHAVDILVIKLKKETSLERARTMQRNFVAWYLNGSRGDKLKDAALVAFVSPEETDWRFSLVKMDYRFEQTKTGKMKVKEEFTPARRWSFLVGTNEQSHTAQSRLINLLANDEQTPTLAELEEAFNIETVTTEFFLKYRDLFIRTKEALDRVVRGDPRIEAEFEAKQVNTVDFAKKLLGQIVFLYFLQKKGWFGVGRDAPWGTGSRQFLRELFEQKHGRYGNFFDDILEPLFYEALRNDRSHDDDYYSRFNCKIPFLNGGLFDPIDDYDWVHTNINLPDSLFSNQNRTAEGDIGDGILDIFDRYNFTVKEDEPLEKEVAIDPELLGKAYEKFNAIRPDNFEEYKQVLRSGKKGDENKFNKQFGVYYTPREIVHYMCRQSLINYLHTELGKDIVTHKKLFEKQTTMFGNQAKRGQLDCTIEYKLTPQISRKDIETLIHLGEQVSANEARVENKGKETVTYSYKLPESIRKNAGPIDRKLADITVCDPAVGSGAFPVGMMTEIVRTRNVLSTFIQEDKPTPYDLKRRCIEHSLYGVDIDAGAVEIAKLRLWLSLIVDEDDIKNIKPLPNLEYKIVCGDSLLGYPYKPMGLDEVEKLKEQFLEEVNPKRKKELRNRIDAAIYGLFKNTEKSLGYQVTMDFRTNFSEVFRTKGGFDVVVANPPYVRQEAIRHLKPKFKKIFKDFYCGTADIYTYFYKCGVDLLKSNGHLCFIAPNKFMRASYGKNTRTLLTTRATPRLVIDFGDLPIFDATTYPSILLIEKRKPDGRDKAVTATFTDASQLAKLEDSLLDIAFLMPVKALSKEGWNLERSDVLSLMEKLKKIGVPLGEYIQGRFYRGVLTGLNKAFVIDAATRERLIAEDPASADVIKPWLRGRDIRKWKAEWAGLYVINIASSSNKTWPWSNVKTEAEAVRQFEETYPAIYRHLAPWEKELQKRDDQGKFWWELRSCAYYEAFEGTKIIYPDISQASKFSWDQSNSYLGNTVYMIPTDKLWLVGLLNSKFIWWYYSNITSTIRGGFVRFFSQYMETIPISLISDSQKTSIIERTRAILAAPGSPAVPTLEAEIDQIVYVLYNLTPEEIRIVEGVN from the coding sequence ATGGATAAGCAACAGGCACGCAAACTCATCAAGCAAACATTTGAGCAGCCGTTTGAGAAGACGCGCTTTACCACGCTGATCAAAAATCTTCTCAATCGCTGTGAGGAAGCGCCACTTTCCTACAAGGGGCAGTACATCCCGGATGCCTACAAGCCTTATATCAGTGCCCTGGATCGTATCGGCAAATTCCACGACGGGGAGCACGCCGTTGATATTCTGGTGATCAAGCTCAAGAAGGAAACCTCGCTGGAACGCGCCCGCACCATGCAGCGGAATTTCGTCGCCTGGTACCTCAACGGCAGCCGCGGCGACAAGCTGAAAGACGCGGCACTGGTCGCGTTCGTCTCCCCGGAGGAAACCGACTGGCGTTTTTCGCTGGTGAAGATGGATTACCGGTTTGAACAGACGAAAACCGGCAAGATGAAGGTGAAGGAAGAGTTCACCCCGGCCCGGCGCTGGTCCTTCCTGGTGGGCACCAACGAACAAAGCCATACCGCCCAGAGTCGACTGATCAATCTACTGGCCAATGACGAACAGACACCGACGCTGGCCGAGTTGGAAGAAGCCTTCAACATCGAAACCGTCACTACGGAGTTCTTTCTCAAATACCGCGACCTGTTCATCCGGACCAAGGAAGCGCTGGACCGGGTGGTGCGGGGCGATCCCAGGATCGAGGCGGAATTCGAGGCCAAGCAGGTGAACACGGTGGACTTCGCCAAAAAGCTCCTGGGACAGATTGTCTTCCTCTACTTCCTGCAAAAGAAAGGCTGGTTCGGAGTGGGCCGAGATGCCCCCTGGGGAACCGGTTCGAGACAATTCCTGCGCGAGCTCTTTGAGCAAAAGCACGGCCGTTACGGTAATTTCTTCGACGATATCCTGGAACCTCTTTTTTATGAAGCGCTGCGCAACGACCGCAGCCACGATGATGATTACTACAGCCGGTTCAACTGCAAAATTCCGTTCCTCAACGGTGGGCTGTTCGATCCCATTGACGATTACGATTGGGTCCACACCAACATCAACCTGCCCGACAGCCTCTTTTCCAACCAGAACCGGACCGCCGAAGGCGACATCGGCGATGGAATCCTGGACATTTTCGATCGTTACAATTTCACCGTCAAAGAAGATGAGCCGCTGGAAAAAGAAGTCGCCATCGATCCGGAACTGTTGGGCAAAGCATACGAAAAGTTCAACGCCATTCGGCCGGACAACTTTGAAGAGTACAAACAGGTTTTAAGAAGCGGCAAGAAGGGGGATGAGAACAAATTCAACAAGCAGTTCGGCGTCTACTACACGCCCCGCGAGATCGTCCACTACATGTGCCGGCAGAGCCTGATCAATTACCTGCACACCGAATTGGGCAAGGACATAGTCACACACAAAAAGCTGTTTGAAAAACAGACCACGATGTTCGGGAATCAAGCGAAAAGGGGCCAACTGGACTGCACCATCGAGTACAAGCTGACGCCGCAGATTTCCAGGAAAGACATCGAAACCCTGATCCACCTGGGCGAACAGGTCAGTGCCAATGAGGCGCGGGTGGAAAACAAGGGCAAGGAGACCGTCACCTATTCTTACAAGCTGCCGGAAAGCATCCGCAAGAACGCAGGGCCGATCGACCGGAAGCTGGCGGATATCACGGTGTGTGATCCGGCGGTGGGCTCCGGTGCTTTTCCCGTGGGCATGATGACGGAGATTGTTCGAACCCGAAACGTGCTGTCCACCTTTATTCAGGAAGACAAGCCAACCCCGTATGACCTGAAGCGTCGCTGTATCGAGCATTCCCTGTACGGCGTGGATATTGACGCCGGTGCCGTTGAGATTGCCAAGCTGCGGCTGTGGCTCTCGCTGATCGTCGATGAGGACGATATCAAGAATATCAAGCCGCTGCCCAATCTGGAATACAAGATCGTCTGTGGAGACTCGCTTCTCGGGTATCCCTACAAGCCAATGGGACTTGATGAAGTTGAAAAACTCAAAGAGCAGTTCCTGGAGGAAGTCAATCCAAAACGGAAGAAGGAATTGAGAAACCGCATCGATGCAGCAATCTATGGGTTGTTCAAGAATACCGAAAAGAGCCTCGGATACCAAGTCACCATGGATTTCAGGACTAACTTTTCCGAGGTGTTTCGAACAAAAGGTGGATTCGATGTAGTGGTGGCCAATCCCCCCTACGTACGACAGGAGGCGATTCGACACCTCAAGCCCAAGTTTAAAAAAATTTTCAAGGATTTCTATTGTGGTACGGCGGATATCTATACGTATTTCTATAAATGCGGCGTCGACCTGCTGAAATCCAACGGGCATCTCTGCTTCATCGCTCCCAACAAGTTCATGCGGGCCAGTTACGGAAAGAATACCCGCACCCTGCTGACCACCCGGGCAACCCCGAGGCTGGTCATCGATTTTGGAGACCTGCCGATCTTTGATGCCACAACCTATCCGTCCATCCTGCTGATTGAAAAGCGGAAACCGGATGGGCGGGATAAAGCCGTTACGGCTACCTTTACCGATGCGTCCCAGCTTGCAAAGCTGGAAGATAGCCTCTTGGACATCGCTTTCCTCATGCCTGTGAAAGCCCTCAGCAAAGAAGGTTGGAATTTGGAGCGCTCGGATGTCTTGTCATTAATGGAGAAGCTGAAGAAAATAGGCGTCCCATTGGGTGAGTACATCCAAGGACGATTCTATCGGGGGGTACTGACAGGTTTGAATAAAGCCTTTGTCATTGACGCCGCCACGCGTGAAAGGTTGATTGCCGAAGATCCGGCCAGTGCCGACGTTATCAAGCCTTGGCTCCGTGGCCGCGACATTCGCAAGTGGAAGGCGGAATGGGCGGGATTGTATGTCATCAATATCGCGAGCAGTTCCAACAAAACATGGCCATGGTCGAATGTAAAAACAGAAGCTGAGGCTGTTCGCCAGTTCGAAGAGACGTATCCGGCGATTTACCGGCATTTAGCACCGTGGGAAAAAGAGTTGCAGAAGCGTGACGATCAGGGGAAATTCTGGTGGGAACTCAGGTCATGTGCCTACTATGAGGCATTTGAAGGAACCAAGATCATCTATCCTGATATTTCACAAGCATCGAAGTTTAGCTGGGATCAAAGCAATTCATATCTTGGCAACACGGTTTACATGATCCCAACGGACAAGCTCTGGCTTGTAGGGCTCCTGAACTCAAAATTTATCTGGTGGTATTACTCCAATATCACTTCAACTATTCGCGGCGGCTTTGTCCGTTTTTTCAGCCAGTATATGGAAACTATCCCAATTTCGCTAATTTCCGATAGCCAAAAAACCTCTATAATCGAACGCACTCGTGCCATTCTTGCTGCCCCTGGCAGCCCTGCGGTTCCCACGCTCGAAGCGGAAATTGATCAAATTGTCTATGTCCTTTACAACCTGACTCCCGAGGAGATTCGAATTGTGGAAGGGGTGAATTAA
- a CDS encoding type II toxin-antitoxin system VapC family toxin yields MKVFFDTSAFVKRYVEEPGTEKVLEICDKADQLVLCVICLPEMISTLNRLVREGRLQNDEYRKLRDLVLEEIEDAEICFLTPEVVAQTIKCLESNVLRAMDALHLGCALVVEPDLFVSSDRRQLEAARRAGLKVMEA; encoded by the coding sequence ATGAAAGTCTTCTTTGACACCTCCGCGTTCGTCAAGAGGTACGTCGAGGAACCCGGGACGGAGAAGGTTCTCGAGATATGCGACAAGGCGGATCAACTGGTTCTTTGCGTCATTTGCCTTCCCGAAATGATTTCCACGCTCAACCGGCTCGTTCGCGAAGGCAGGCTGCAAAACGACGAATATCGGAAGCTGCGGGACCTCGTTTTGGAGGAAATCGAAGACGCCGAAATCTGCTTCCTCACCCCCGAGGTCGTCGCTCAAACGATAAAGTGCCTTGAAAGCAACGTGCTGCGCGCCATGGACGCGCTTCATCTCGGATGCGCCCTCGTCGTTGAGCCGGACCTGTTCGTGTCTTCCGATCGACGGCAACTTGAAGCCGCCAGAAGAGCGGGCTTGAAGGTCATGGAAGCGTGA
- a CDS encoding FAD-dependent thymidylate synthase: MSVQFVKTRVQPQGIAPAEEGRALQLVELCGRTAYKSEDKITPDSARNFVLMLKSHGHLSVLEHSNIVLEIEATPSSGATQALSSISELYGALLDGLGFRTAYHRIHLSARTSPGALFIAGNLRSWIETLTHLGNGGSPLHALLSAALRDFFPIIFGGEETVSSNLSFKVTLVREDEQLALLRRDAACDLPVFVFKFVCDRGITHEVVRHRVLSFTQESTRYVNYKNKGMVLILPEELYPFYDDATQQLTGRSPLVDMWIDRAEKLFAWYREDLDREKPEIARDILPNLLKSEIFVSGRWSGWKHFVQLRDSKHAHPRIRAIAKEVRNHFDSLGMTVE, encoded by the coding sequence ATGAGCGTTCAATTCGTCAAAACCCGGGTGCAGCCCCAGGGAATCGCTCCGGCCGAAGAAGGCCGCGCCCTGCAGTTGGTCGAGCTCTGCGGCAGGACCGCGTACAAATCGGAAGACAAAATCACTCCCGATTCTGCGCGCAATTTCGTCCTGATGTTGAAGAGTCACGGTCACCTGTCCGTCCTGGAGCACAGCAACATCGTGCTGGAGATCGAGGCGACGCCGTCAAGCGGCGCTACACAGGCCCTTTCTTCGATTTCCGAGCTCTACGGGGCGCTGCTCGATGGCCTTGGCTTCCGAACCGCCTACCACCGCATCCACCTCTCGGCCCGGACTTCCCCCGGCGCTCTTTTCATCGCCGGCAACCTGCGTTCCTGGATCGAGACGCTCACCCATCTGGGCAACGGCGGAAGCCCCCTCCACGCCCTCCTGTCCGCGGCTTTGCGCGATTTCTTTCCCATCATCTTCGGGGGCGAGGAAACGGTTTCGAGCAACCTTTCCTTCAAGGTCACCCTGGTCCGCGAAGACGAACAACTGGCGCTGCTCCGGCGCGATGCCGCATGCGATCTGCCCGTCTTCGTGTTCAAGTTCGTCTGCGACCGCGGGATCACTCACGAGGTGGTACGGCACCGGGTGCTCTCGTTCACGCAGGAGAGCACCCGCTACGTGAATTACAAGAACAAGGGAATGGTGCTGATCCTTCCCGAAGAGCTCTATCCCTTTTACGACGATGCGACGCAGCAGCTCACGGGCCGGTCGCCCCTCGTGGACATGTGGATCGACAGGGCCGAGAAGCTCTTCGCCTGGTACCGGGAAGACCTCGACCGGGAAAAACCGGAAATTGCCCGGGACATCCTCCCCAATCTGCTCAAGAGCGAAATATTCGTGAGCGGCAGATGGAGCGGATGGAAGCACTTCGTTCAGCTGCGCGATTCCAAGCACGCGCACCCGCGCATCCGGGCCATCGCCAAGGAAGTGAGGAACCACTTCGATTCCCTGGGAATGACCGTCGAGTAA
- a CDS encoding dUTPase — protein MKDIFDRQMQLNIYTLRNIGLDFSTTVADPLEKTVWIENYRKAFSAELAELVREVRERGVGTHNGRIEVVDLLHFLVSLSQIVGVAPSAAFSMMSDGNPGKGGVAGGTAEQAVMECVVETFLALDDLQGCMKWKWWAKGGGFKPDMAEKAVLDLWKRFGEVCALFDLDFDTTKRIYTAKNEVNFRRQDRDYNEDTKDESDNLAIEA, from the coding sequence ATGAAGGACATTTTCGATCGCCAGATGCAGCTCAACATCTATACGCTCAGGAACATCGGGCTGGATTTTTCAACCACCGTGGCTGACCCACTGGAGAAGACCGTCTGGATCGAAAACTACCGGAAGGCGTTCTCCGCCGAGCTGGCCGAACTGGTGCGGGAAGTCAGGGAGCGGGGAGTCGGCACGCACAACGGCAGGATCGAAGTGGTGGACCTGCTGCATTTCCTCGTGAGCCTGTCCCAGATCGTCGGCGTCGCCCCGTCGGCGGCCTTCTCCATGATGTCCGACGGCAATCCGGGCAAAGGCGGCGTTGCGGGGGGAACTGCGGAGCAGGCCGTTATGGAGTGTGTCGTCGAGACATTCCTCGCTTTGGACGACCTCCAGGGCTGCATGAAATGGAAATGGTGGGCAAAGGGAGGCGGTTTCAAGCCGGACATGGCCGAGAAGGCCGTTTTGGACCTGTGGAAGCGCTTCGGTGAAGTCTGCGCGCTGTTCGATCTCGATTTCGACACCACCAAGCGGATTTACACCGCCAAGAACGAAGTGAACTTCCGCCGGCAGGACCGGGA
- a CDS encoding AbrB/MazE/SpoVT family DNA-binding domain-containing protein has translation MPLVRVIRNGQITIPKKLRATLGIEEGDLLEVKLSQGGMTIKPKTAVDKELSKGRFFRMVEEIRESVKDADPREVDAALAEAVRAAGKATSKKMKPRRS, from the coding sequence ATGCCGCTGGTCAGAGTGATCAGAAACGGACAAATCACGATCCCCAAGAAGTTGCGGGCCACTTTGGGCATTGAAGAAGGGGATCTTTTGGAAGTGAAACTGAGCCAAGGAGGAATGACCATCAAGCCTAAAACCGCCGTGGACAAGGAACTCTCCAAAGGGCGGTTCTTTCGGATGGTGGAGGAAATCCGGGAAAGCGTCAAGGACGCCGATCCCCGGGAGGTGGATGCGGCGCTGGCTGAAGCAGTGCGGGCCGCCGGGAAAGCCACGAGCAAAAAGATGAAGCCCCGACGCTCATGA
- a CDS encoding type II toxin-antitoxin system Phd/YefM family antitoxin, whose amino-acid sequence MRETNVVELRKRIKHYFDAVESGEVVRVYRNGKPIAEILPLTKREAPWKREGPRLTVPGLSLSREILKDRAESDT is encoded by the coding sequence ATGCGAGAGACGAACGTGGTGGAGCTGCGAAAGCGCATCAAGCATTATTTCGACGCAGTGGAGAGCGGCGAGGTGGTCCGGGTTTACCGGAACGGCAAACCGATTGCTGAAATCCTGCCGCTCACGAAGAGGGAGGCTCCGTGGAAACGGGAAGGCCCACGGCTGACTGTTCCGGGCCTGTCGCTCAGCCGGGAAATTCTGAAGGACCGGGCGGAATCCGACACATGA
- a CDS encoding outer membrane lipid asymmetry maintenance protein MlaD — MYRPSLEITVGVFFILGVVCMAYLSLVVGGPGALGEPHYRVNALFNSITGLRRGAAVEIAGVRVGKVLDITLENNQARVVMAIRDGVRLSDDTVASIRTKGIIGEIFVKLIPGGSGRDIGPGDTLIETESAISIEELIGKYMFEKK; from the coding sequence ATGTATCGTCCATCGCTCGAAATCACGGTGGGGGTCTTCTTCATCCTGGGAGTCGTCTGCATGGCCTATCTTTCCCTGGTTGTCGGGGGGCCGGGCGCCCTGGGGGAACCCCACTACCGGGTGAACGCGCTGTTCAACTCCATAACCGGGCTCAGAAGAGGGGCGGCGGTCGAGATTGCCGGGGTCCGGGTGGGAAAGGTCCTGGACATCACCCTCGAAAACAACCAGGCCAGGGTGGTCATGGCGATCAGGGACGGCGTGCGCCTCAGCGACGATACCGTGGCTTCCATCCGCACAAAGGGGATCATCGGCGAGATATTCGTGAAGCTGATTCCGGGCGGGTCGGGCAGGGATATTGGCCCGGGCGACACGTTGATCGAGACGGAATCGGCGATCAGTATCGAAGAGCTGATCGGCAAGTACATGTTCGAGAAGAAGTGA